The DNA region CACTTAAGGATACATGCCTCCTAGGCACTATGACAATGTGCCCATTATTGAAGGGTTCATCATAAGCGTAAATAGTGAAGTCATCCTCCTCAGCTATTAGTAATTCACTGTTCAGATTACAGTACCTGCATAGGGTCCTATACTCAACGCCAGGTATCTTCATGGGTAAGTTACTTAATGGGTATCTTTATGTTTAACTCCTTAGCAAGCTCCTTATACCTATTCCTAACAGTAACCTCAGTTACTTGAGCAGCTTGAGCAATCTCCTTCTGAGTCCTAACCTCACCCTTAAGCAGTGACGCTATGTAGACGGCAGCAGCCGCTAAGCCTGCTGGATCCTTACCTGCGGTTAAGCCCTTATCCTTAGCCTCCTCAAGAACCCTAATAGCCTCCTTAGCGATATCACCAGGGAGTTTAAGCTGCTCAACTATCTTAGGCACGTATTGCCTTGGGTCACTTAACGGTAACCTAATCCTAAGCTCCCTAGCAATCAACCTAAAGCACCTCGCAATCTCCTTCCTAGGCGCCCTAGTGTACTGTGAAATTTCATCAAGGCTCCTAGGCATGCCCTGCATCCTACAGGCCATGTGGAGGCAAGCTGCTATAATCGCTTCAACGCTCCTACCCTTAACTAAACCGCTCTTAAGGACCTGCTTATACACGGCTAGGGCCTCATCCATACAGGACTTAGGTACACCAAGCTGGTGAGCAATCCTATTTAACTCATGGGTTGCCTGAACAAGGTTCCTCTCATAGCTTGTTTGAACCCTAATCCTCTGCTGCCACTTCTTGTACTTAAGGATCTCAAGCTTCTTCTTTAAGTCAGGGGACTTTAATGTGGTTTCAATCCTAGTAACAAGCTCCTCACTGGTAACCCTCTCCAATGGTCCACCAGTCCTAGCCCTATCCTC from Caldivirga sp. includes:
- a CDS encoding transcription initiation factor IIB, which gives rise to MSTTQGDSNQQDETRRELIIQKFKLFRREGNNLEFVDQSGQKLKCPICGNTVFIEDAERGQIVCASCGYVLMEHILDTGPEWRAFTPEEKEDRARTGGPLERVTSEELVTRIETTLKSPDLKKKLEILKYKKWQQRIRVQTSYERNLVQATHELNRIAHQLGVPKSCMDEALAVYKQVLKSGLVKGRSVEAIIAACLHMACRMQGMPRSLDEISQYTRAPRKEIARCFRLIARELRIRLPLSDPRQYVPKIVEQLKLPGDIAKEAIRVLEEAKDKGLTAGKDPAGLAAAAVYIASLLKGEVRTQKEIAQAAQVTEVTVRNRYKELAKELNIKIPIK